The following are encoded in a window of Rosa chinensis cultivar Old Blush chromosome 4, RchiOBHm-V2, whole genome shotgun sequence genomic DNA:
- the LOC112199349 gene encoding uncharacterized protein LOC112199349 codes for MGGEVDKLTREWGIQFIHSSPYYAQSNGQAEASNKIIINLLKKMLEANPRQWHETLYETLWAYRTCKRNPTTPTPHALMFGHDAVLPLEVIVQSLRVQEQHHLIGEDYVQAMWQKHEDLSEKRLEALDSLVMEKQQVARAYDKRTRGRSYNEGELVWKAVVPLGEKLDGRGKWTPRWEGQYIIYKILEKGAFHLKNLDGDVHHNPINERYLKKYFPNVWDSEES; via the coding sequence ATGGGTGGTGAAGTTGATAAACTGACAAGAGAATGGGGAATACAGTTCATCCATTCCAGTCCTTATTATGCTCAGTCTaacggtcaagcggaggccagcAACAAGATCATTATCAATTTGTTGAAGAAAATGTTGGAAGCTAATCCACGACAGTGGCATGAGACACTTTATGAAACTCTTTGGGCCTACCGCACCTGTAAGCGGAATCCCACCACGCCAACACCTCATGCTttgatgtttggccatgatgcaGTCCTGCCGTTGGAAGTCATCGTCCAATCATTACGAGTTCAAGAGCAACATCATCTCATTGGAGAAGACTACGTTCAGGCTATGTGGCAGAAACATGAAGACCTTAGCGAAAAGCGCTTGGAGGCTTTAGATAGTTTGGTCATGGAAAAGCAACAAGTCGCTCGCGCCTATGACAAGCGGACGCGAGGAAGGAGTTACAACGAAGGagagttggtttggaaagcagttGTCCCGCTTGGCGAAAAATTAGATGGTCGCGGCAAATGGACTCCAAGATGGGAAGGCCAGTACATCATCTATAAAATCTTAGAGAAAGGAGCTTTTCATCTCAAGAACCTAGATGGAGATGTCCATCATAACCCTATCAATGAGAGATACTTGAAGAAATACTTTCCCAATGTTTGGGACTCGGAGGAGTCGTAG